The following are from one region of the Ischnura elegans chromosome X, ioIscEleg1.1, whole genome shotgun sequence genome:
- the LOC124170934 gene encoding uncharacterized protein LOC124170934 isoform X2, with protein sequence MIGVIWMVANGSSIPMLFEYHINQMEVVQIGRDENEVISWTKADFCAIRSHQSMTTYVSLIFTLIFLPLMLAFLTLYGIIGCYLWRRYPNGRRSAVQRYREILALKRAASRRRGLSLHTDSTLVGASVLGAAAPPPLPPRPVAPRVSPLRLLARKRLACAVNKPTRRRMETILEHESLSEMAVTNPSTPQCSSNQDAPPLPSRGIRVMERQKKRVLKIIFVLMVTFIITRMPIWCLNVIHASTTEVANYWWMMQYLLSALSLLGTVLNPYLYGFMQERQTNGETCFPCRLINRTREHLRGEVEMNPRGGDAGENVH encoded by the exons ATGATTGGTGTCATCTGGATGGTTGCTAATG GATCGTCAATACCTATGCTCTTCGAATATCACATCAATCAAATGGAAGTCGTCCAGATTGGCAGAGATGAGAACGAGGTCATATCCTGGACGAAGGCGGATTTCTGTGCCATCCGTTCCCACCAATCAATGACAACCTATGTCTCTCTCATCTTCACCCTCATTTTCCTGCCGCTCATGTTGGCCTTCTTGACACTCTACGGCATCATCGGTTGCTACCTCTGGAGGAGGTACCCCAACGGTCGCCGCTCCGCGGTCCAAAGATACCGCGAGATCTTGGCGCTGAAAAGGGCGGCGTCGCGGCGTCGCGGCCTTTCCCTTCACACGGACTCGACGTTGGTGGGAGCGAGTGTGTTGGGGGCAGCGGCGCCGCCTCCGCTGCCCCCGAGGCCAGTGGCACCGCGAGTGAGCCCCTTGCGTTTACTCGCGAGGAAGCGGTTGGCGTGCGCCGTCAACAAGCCCACCAGGCGTCGCATGGAGACCATCCTGGAACACGAGAGCCTTAGCGAGATGGCAGTGACCAATCCCTCGACACCTCAATGCTCTAGCAATCAGGATGCTCCTCCGCTGCCGTCGCGAGGAATAAGGGTCAtggagaggcagaagaaaagaGTCCTCAAGATAATCTTTGTCCTCATGGTCACCTTCATAATCACCCGCATGCCTATCTGGTGTTTGAACGTGATTCACGCGAGCACGACCGAAGTAGCAAACTATTGGTGGATGATGCAGTACCTTTTATCTGCTCTTTCTCTTCTGGGCACCGTCTTGAACCCCTATCTCTACGGTTTCATGCAAGAGAGGCAAACGAATGGTGAAACGTGTTTTCCCTGCCGGTTGATCAATAGGACAAGAGAACATCTGCGGGGAGAAGTGGAAATGAATCCTCGTGGAGGTGATGCTGGAGAAAATGTGCACTAA
- the LOC124170934 gene encoding 5-hydroxytryptamine receptor 1A isoform X1, with translation MFSHPWVNWVLGELLCQLIPYAQTVGVLANSFTLSAIALDRYHGIINATSCRWEPNLRTSLIMIGVIWMVANGSSIPMLFEYHINQMEVVQIGRDENEVISWTKADFCAIRSHQSMTTYVSLIFTLIFLPLMLAFLTLYGIIGCYLWRRYPNGRRSAVQRYREILALKRAASRRRGLSLHTDSTLVGASVLGAAAPPPLPPRPVAPRVSPLRLLARKRLACAVNKPTRRRMETILEHESLSEMAVTNPSTPQCSSNQDAPPLPSRGIRVMERQKKRVLKIIFVLMVTFIITRMPIWCLNVIHASTTEVANYWWMMQYLLSALSLLGTVLNPYLYGFMQERQTNGETCFPCRLINRTREHLRGEVEMNPRGGDAGENVH, from the exons atgttttcacatccTTGGGTTAATTGG GTCCTTGGAGAGCTGCTGTGCCAGTTGATACCATACGCCCAGACCGTGGGCGTGCTAGCCAATTCGTTCACACTATCTGCCATTGCTCTGGATCGATACCATGGGATTATCAACGCTACAAGTTGTCGTTGGGAACCCAACCTACGGACCAGCTTAATAATGATTGGTGTCATCTGGATGGTTGCTAATG GATCGTCAATACCTATGCTCTTCGAATATCACATCAATCAAATGGAAGTCGTCCAGATTGGCAGAGATGAGAACGAGGTCATATCCTGGACGAAGGCGGATTTCTGTGCCATCCGTTCCCACCAATCAATGACAACCTATGTCTCTCTCATCTTCACCCTCATTTTCCTGCCGCTCATGTTGGCCTTCTTGACACTCTACGGCATCATCGGTTGCTACCTCTGGAGGAGGTACCCCAACGGTCGCCGCTCCGCGGTCCAAAGATACCGCGAGATCTTGGCGCTGAAAAGGGCGGCGTCGCGGCGTCGCGGCCTTTCCCTTCACACGGACTCGACGTTGGTGGGAGCGAGTGTGTTGGGGGCAGCGGCGCCGCCTCCGCTGCCCCCGAGGCCAGTGGCACCGCGAGTGAGCCCCTTGCGTTTACTCGCGAGGAAGCGGTTGGCGTGCGCCGTCAACAAGCCCACCAGGCGTCGCATGGAGACCATCCTGGAACACGAGAGCCTTAGCGAGATGGCAGTGACCAATCCCTCGACACCTCAATGCTCTAGCAATCAGGATGCTCCTCCGCTGCCGTCGCGAGGAATAAGGGTCAtggagaggcagaagaaaagaGTCCTCAAGATAATCTTTGTCCTCATGGTCACCTTCATAATCACCCGCATGCCTATCTGGTGTTTGAACGTGATTCACGCGAGCACGACCGAAGTAGCAAACTATTGGTGGATGATGCAGTACCTTTTATCTGCTCTTTCTCTTCTGGGCACCGTCTTGAACCCCTATCTCTACGGTTTCATGCAAGAGAGGCAAACGAATGGTGAAACGTGTTTTCCCTGCCGGTTGATCAATAGGACAAGAGAACATCTGCGGGGAGAAGTGGAAATGAATCCTCGTGGAGGTGATGCTGGAGAAAATGTGCACTAA